Within the Thermithiobacillus tepidarius DSM 3134 genome, the region CCGGCTGGCTTATTCTCGAGATTCACGGTATTCACTTGCATGAGGACACTCCCGATTAACGAGCCTTGACGGCCGGGCGGATCATGACGTCGCCGCCCTTCGCGCCCGGGACGGCGCCCTTCACCAGGATCAGATTGCGCTCCGCATCGACACGAACCACTTCCAGGTTCTGCTGGGTGACACGCTCCGCGCCCAGGTGGCCGGCCATGCGCTTGCCTTTGAACACGCGGCCTGGCGTCTGCCGGTTACCGATGGAGCCAGGTGCCCGGTGCGACAAGCTGTTGCCGTGGCTGGCGCGGTTGCTGCTGAAGTTGTGGCGCTTGATGGCACCGGCGAAACCCTTGCCTTTGCTGATGGCGGTGACATCCACCTTCTGTCCGGGGGCAAAGATGTCGAGGCCGATGGAACCGCCCTGCTCATAACCCTCGACGGAGTCCACGCGGAATTCCCGCAGCAAGCGACCCGCCTGCACCCCCGCCTTGGCGAAGTGGCCAGCCATCGCCTTGCTGACCCGTTG harbors:
- the rplC gene encoding 50S ribosomal protein L3; protein product: MSIGLMGRKLGMTRVLGDGGDAVGVTVLEVTPNQITQVKSEASDGYTAVQVSVGERRPQRVSKAMAGHFAKAGVQAGRLLREFRVDSVEGYEQGGSIGLDIFAPGQKVDVTAISKGKGFAGAIKRHNFSSNRASHGNSLSHRAPGSIGNRQTPGRVFKGKRMAGHLGAERVTQQNLEVVRVDAERNLILVKGAVPGAKGGDVMIRPAVKAR